From one Pristis pectinata isolate sPriPec2 chromosome 12, sPriPec2.1.pri, whole genome shotgun sequence genomic stretch:
- the tcerg1l gene encoding transcription elongation regulator 1-like protein gives MFVKGNTLGLWDIRCRMFPVPRSKGQHQIWPMNEEPPAWIWAAPTVPGLFRIIGPPHLHPLTSPHSPPEFLQAPSGWQIPYDSFIPLMVLPSPPEPAVLQLPLPTVQWEQIMHPPVVGFPPPVGMDFIPIVPHMHTSSWRPSSKGWVDKRTPDCKVYFNNAISVESTWGKSEDITFFHGYKKPILKANQVAVALSAVTKPTSSTGSRPFLVVTPQSITDSVNHMGWILIHIKARLDKDGRFPLLKDIYETDGYSNNHKHVFGFASFVNSTKYSVYLYAIFSYALLEA, from the exons ATGTTTGTAAAAGGCAACACTCTGGGACTGTGGGATATAAGGTGTAGGATGTTTCCTGTTCCACGATCAAAAGGTCAACATCAGATCTGGCCGATGAATGAAGAGCCACCTGCCTGGATTTGGGCTGCTCCAACTGTACCTGGTCTTTTTAGAATAATTGGCCCTCCCCATCTTCATCCCTTGACTTCTCCACACAGTCCTCCTGAGTTTCTGCAAGCTCCATCCGGATGGCAAATCCCTTATGATTCTTTCATTCCTTTGATGGTCCTGCCTTCTCCACCAGAACCAGCTGTTCTTCAGCTTCCACTTCCAACTGTGCAG tggGAGCAAATAATGCATCCCCCAGTAGTAGGATTTCCTCCACCTGTTGGTATGGACTTCATTCCCATAGTTCCACATATGCACACTTCTTCCTGGAGACCATCAAGTAAGGGCTGGGTGGATAAAAGAACCCCTGATTGcaaa GTATATTTCAATAATGCAATTTCTGTGGAGTCAACTTGGGGAAAATCAGAGGACATCACATTTTTCCATGGATATAAAAAGCCCATTTTAAAAGCAAATCAAGTGGCAGTGGCGCTATCAGCAGTAACCAAACCTACATCATCGACAGGCTCCAGACCCTTTCTCGTGGTAACACCTCAATCCATTACTG ATAGCGTCAATCACATGGGGTGGATCTTGATTCACATAAAGGCCAGGCTGGAtaaggatggaagatttcctctcctgaaggacatttaTGAAACTGATGGTTACAGCAACAACCATAAGCATGTTTTTGGGTTTGCTTCATTCGTCAATTCCACTAAATATTCTGTGTATCTTTATGCCATCTTTTCTTATGCTCTTTTGGAGGCCTAA